The following nucleotide sequence is from Pararge aegeria chromosome 13, ilParAegt1.1, whole genome shotgun sequence.
GATcaagataataatgatgaagatCATAGAGACAGCAAAAAGAAGAGGCATCATAGAACTGTCAAAGTATCCAAGGAGGAGAGAGCAGAGGCCAAAAAGAAAGAGGTCCTGAAAACACATCCACTTAATGTTCATGTAACTGTTAAGAACTCTGATGAGACATCAGTTGACTTGATTTTTTCTTACATGATACATCTAAAGATTGTTGTAGTCAAATTTATTATGAATGTCTCCAAGCCTATAATAGGGGTGTCTGCTGCTGATGTATTGAATGGCGATTGTATATTGAATGAGTTGTATGTGGGTGACACTGGTACTGATTCACCACACCCTGCTACAGCTTATTTGCTGAGTACTGCAGGCATATCTGAacatttttcacattttatatcaGAAATTGGAAGGCCATTTATATGGGCTCAAAGAATGTGTGGCTTAGATTTTATGGCTGTTGTTTCTGATAAACAGAAAACCAATAAGAATATTCAACCTTGTCAAAGCCTTAGTGTTGCCAGTgtggaaaattttattttcactttgaAAAAGAGATTGAAAGCTAGAGTGGAGTTGATGAAAGAACTTCAAGATTTGGAGTCTGGTAAAATTTTACCCAGTAAAGGTATGCCATGCCCTGTAAAATTATCTGGGTCTTTGACCCAATGGCAATCAATAACTTGGAATGAATATAGTCAAGCCCCTTCAACTTTGTTCTTGATATCAGAAGGATTAGTCACTGATGTGTTTATGTTGTATCGTGCAATTATTACAAGGCAGTCTGCAAAGCTTGTTGCGTTGGTGGCTGTTTCTAGTGATTACCCAAAAAAGGCACCATTATTTTCTTTGACATTACATTGGAATGGAACTCACAATTCATTGACTAATGATGATATCAGAGACATAGAAAGAGTAATAAACACAGATTGGCATGCAAGTGACAAGGGCAGGTGTTCCCTTTCTTCACAAATTATGAAATTACTGACATGTCTGGATATCCTTTTAGAGACTATGGGATCCCCTGAGTTTCCACCTGATAAAGTAATGTTACAATCTGTTCGTGGACGTAACAGGATGAAAccatacaaatttttaaaacaaggtGCAGGAGCTTTTGTacactattaaaatatcaaataataaactggtttccaacatttttttttattagaatattaGTCTGTCATTCGATTAATATAGGGAATATTAAGCTAATGACTGACTCTAACCAGTTAAGTCTTAAGCATATGCTTAGCCACAAATCTCTTATATGGTAGCATAATAGTGGTTCCTACCATACTTCAATAGGTGAAATTTGTAATAACTACCTCTTGGCTTTCAGTAAAATATAGGTGCAGGAGCTTTTCAAACCAtgtcaaatattaatattgtttctaatattatgacctttttttaaataaatcgaaaAGATATTCAGATAGAGATTttgaaaataagtatttattaaatcaaaacaaactaGCTTTATATTACAACAGTCTTTATTCTTATTTCGGTAAAGCAAGTAAACTTTCTGAAAAAGAAGTACATAATGATAATCACGATTTGGCAAtgacaaaatgtaattttttgtgagtatatagacaaaaataattttatactgatttttcaaaaaaatacttaaatcattTTTCAACTTAACCTAAAAATGCCATATTGTTATTGGTCGATAATGAGATCTCTCTATCATGTCCACTTCGAGATATTAGTTCAGATTTATGACTTTAAATAACACTAGAAAtatgtgtgtaataataaaatgtaatacaataattaattatgagataattttgaaaaaccaTTCTACACTttctatattgttatttttttttacattttttatattataatatttaaactctCTAAGGTGTAAATGGTGGCTGAaggaatatttgtatttatctataaaataattagtgcTTGGCAGTCAGCTGAAGCTGAATATTTCTGTAGTAccataatatatagaaataaaattaggactatttcaataattacaaccattaatttatttgtaaggaCAGTATAATGACACAATTAtctacttaaaatttattttaagctgtACTTAAATCTTTACACTAACACTTTCTAAGGGTTTCTAGAATATACTACCGCTTGCAAGAACACATCGCTAcatacagttaaaaaaatataactcacTATTGCAATCTCCGGTAATCTTCATTGCTAAACAACAGATGCGTGTATGATGattactttgtattaatatcGTTCACTTATAAACCttttatacacttttttttaatagtttttcaCTGCAAGTCattttttaaaaacagaataaaatcaCTTCTCGTCTTGCGTGTCGTATGTACTTATTTCTAGGTGATGCCTTATTGCATTATGAGATCCCGGCTTCTAGTTTCACGTCCATAATTTTCCGTGGCCCTTTAAGACAGTTGAGTCGCCTTTGTACTGCGTCCCTGTCTGTAAATTAAGTCTTCATTATTTCTCTTTCTATTATTAAATAGACGCGATAATAGAGAACCGACACTAAGTTGCCGGTACCGACATTAATGCATACAAATAAGTTTGTATTACTAATCTAAGGAAATTCCTAGACATTTATCACCCGTTCACTAATAATTATCACCTAAGTTGACTTGGTgaatcctttattttcctatagAAATCGCCTAAATAATTAGACATTCTGGTTaggcctttttttaaataaataaagagggACATACACTTGGAGAGCGTGGTGCGATGGTGGGGATGCAGCGGATGGCGCTGTACGAGCGAGTGCAGCAACACTTGTGCGGACATGTAGCGCCGCTCGCACTCTTTCACGTCGCCGAACAGCTCTTCGATTGCGGCCATTTGGCACTGCAACAGAAAACTTAAATTAGCTTAATGGTTCTTGTAACGAAAGTGCAGTAGTTTAAGACGTTGCTATGCAAATTTGTCTCTGGAAAAATAAGTTGCTAATAAATCGTTGTCCTCTATCTTTGTGCGTTCACAACGCACTATCCGAACTGACAATGAAGAAAAACTAGTCTACGCTAGTCTAAcgaaaaaccaaattaatattACGAATTCGGAAAACTAGTATATTCGGCAAGCCTTAGACTGCCAAATAACGCCGCCTCTATCTCTATTCCACATGATGCATTTCGGAGTCTTCTAAGGAACCGCGAGTTACCAAAGGAGTCTATACATTACGTTGAAATAACATCGACACGCTTTGCTTCCTCCTTTCTAAAacgcaccgcaaagatctggaatgccctttcagCTTTCGTCTTTTTCGACAACAGTGAACAATAATTTGGGTTCCTTTAAATCAGGAGTGAATAGGCAACTTTTACAAGCTCGCTTCATTTATGATTTCTTTACTAAGCCATAGCCGTCAAGTTTGTCTATTGGTTCTGAATCTGACCCAAAAACCAGAAGggtaataaaatagtaatgttCTGACGATACTTTAATCTTAATATTCTACCTAGATAGATAGACCTATTAATAAAACTTACCAATTCGATAGCGTGTTCATAGAGTATTTTATCACAAACCGCGGGCGTCACACCAGCTTCGTGGAGCCTGCGCGATTCGTTCACGATCCATTTGTACTTGCCATTCATTAGTGAAACAactgtaagaaaaataaaatatgattacaACAAAATTCTCACTGATAATTAACAATTCAgtaaacaaaaccaaaattacGTAGTAAGTATTCTCAGATATCTGACATCTTGAGTCTACACCGGAAATTTTTGGCCTAGAAATCGTAAAAACGTTCGATACGTTTTTTTTGTCATCGAACTACCTAATTTCTTTATGAAAAACGATTAATAGAAATTCAAGTATTATTatgtctcggcaaatatcacagGTTAATCAAATACCTATGGGCTAAATGAAGTAAAACATTTCAACTAAAATATGGCTAAATCCTcttcttttttacaataatattgatgATGGATGAGCCGCAAAGTCTGAACTTAAGACATTTTTTTCGTGGCAGCCCTAAAGTGGGTTCTTACTGTTCAACTTTCGTGACGCGTGGTAACGAGTGCGTACTGTTACATCTTTAAAATGTTAGCATACTGCTTGCGCACTATTACTGATTTGCGTAAAAATAgtcgaatataatttttataaagcaGTCTCAATTCGATAACAGTCAGTAGTTCTGGTAAAAGCCGAATTACTGCCCAACTATGGACCTGGTTTCTGCCGGCATAAAGACAAATTGCTGAAAATTCTTTTGTATCCCCGCGTCGCGTACAacagtaaagtcaaagtcagtaTTTACAGAATAATTatcattacaaatattataaatgcgaaagtatgttcgttcgtttgtccttccttccaGTCAACTTAATTTAAAGGACGGAGGCTAATTATTATATCCGCAAACAAATGACAGGTCCTcaatatttaagataaaaa
It contains:
- the LOC120628981 gene encoding THO complex subunit 5 homolog; translated protein: MGKDEVSTKKRRKINTTTSIDASKLAPADVYKRVVEFEESEAQIRSAEKDAALFKKICHDVRQIFSDVADLKVKGTDEANEKINAKRIEASLLLVALKKLNRLEKVRTRAGRDALHKEKQRVDSTHLLLQNLLYEADHLDKEVTKCLQFKSKDEEIELVPLKDFYRDAPSEISRPEVTKADEHQLQLARLEWELRQRRELAGVCSELVSSKERVAAAIAAARSRLDALAPHLRDVLKATKPLQECLALRLDEKRDEAQAAALLPPPLFLLYANAGAYSDALGAKNVTVAIAGDEDEARRLDQLTNEESEVVVSNDSDSDQDNNDEDHRDSKKKRHHRTVKVSKEERAEAKKKEVLKTHPLNVHVTVKNSDETSVDLIFSYMIHLKIVVVKFIMNVSKPIIGVSAADVLNGDCILNELYVGDTGTDSPHPATAYLLSTAGISEHFSHFISEIGRPFIWAQRMCGLDFMAVVSDKQKTNKNIQPCQSLSVASVENFIFTLKKRLKARVELMKELQDLESGKILPSKGMPCPVKLSGSLTQWQSITWNEYSQAPSTLFLISEGLVTDVFMLYRAIITRQSAKLVALVAVSSDYPKKAPLFSLTLHWNGTHNSLTNDDIRDIERVINTDWHASDKGRCSLSSQIMKLLTCLDILLETMGSPEFPPDKVMLQSVRGRNRMKPYKFLKQGAGAFVHY